A single region of the Vanacampus margaritifer isolate UIUO_Vmar chromosome 13, RoL_Vmar_1.0, whole genome shotgun sequence genome encodes:
- the dnm3a gene encoding dynamin 3a isoform X3, which produces MISMINRLQDALGTAGLSYSLLLPQIAVVGGQSSGKSSVLENFVGRDFLPRGTGIVTRRPLVLQLHHSDNEYGEFLHCRGKRFSDFDEIRQEIEAETGRLTGNNKGISPIPINLRIFSPNVLNLTLVDLPGITKVPVGDQPVDIEYQVRDMIMQYISKENCLILAVTPANMDLANSDALKLAKDVDPQGLRTIGVITMLDLMDKGTDAREILENRLLPLRRGYIGLVNRSQKDIDGKKDIKTALQAEKKFFLSHPAYRHMCDRMGAPYLQKSLNQQLTNHIRDSLPALYSHLQCLLVPVNKEVNTYKVYNPDDPISRTKTLIKLVQQLGGDFEKLIEGSADEVNTVHLSGGARINQIFHERFPYQLHKMKCDERKLRMEIAYAIRNIHGVRTGLFTPDMAFQAIVKKQISKLKIPCFGFVDMVCKELVTTIYECFNKLREETERLVTAEIREQESICRDQISLLIDMQLAYINTKHEDFIGFTHAQSQCHRSDNKMVAGSGVQQGVAPPSRLIVIRKGWLTINNVSIIAKDYWFILTTESLSWFKDNEETEKRYMLPLDNLKVRDVERGFMSSKFAFALFHSESRNVYKDYKFLELVCNCQEELDIWKSSLLRAGVYPEEVTVDAQGNGPSENFTDPQLERQVETIRNLVDSYMGIIHKTVKDLMPKAIMHLMVNSVKEFISSELLAQLYALGDCSALMDESPDQRQHREQVLGKHAALQAAIGIISEISTSGYASPWDPSYAVTQHSSSSTLPKKSTTAGKSRTRGRAPPVPVHANQRLPGPTCVPRRPAPAAPNAK; this is translated from the exons GGACTTCCTTCCCCGCGGTACTGGAATTGTCACTCGCAGACCTTTGGTCCTGCAGCTGCATCACTCCGACAATG AGTACGGGGAATTTTTGCACTGCAGGGGGAAGAGGTTCTCAGATTTTGACGAGATCCGCCAAGAAATCGAGGCAGAAACCGGCAGGCTCACGGGAAACAACAAAGGCATCTCTCCCATCCCTATTAACCTCCGCATTTTCTCTCCCAACG TTCTCAACTTGACCCTCGTGGACTTGCCCGGCATCACCAAGGTTCCCGTCGGCGACCAGCCGGTAGACATCGAGTACCAGGTGCGAGACATGATCATGCAGTACATCTCCAAGGAGAACTGCCTCATCCTGGCCGTGACGCCTGCCAACATGGACCTGGCCAACTCGGACGCACTCAAACTGGCCAAAGATGTCGACCCACAGG GTCTGCGCACGATAGGTGTGATCACCATGCTGGACCTAATGGATAAAGGAACAGATGCTCGGGAAATACTAGAGAATCGATTGCTTCCACTGAGAAGAG gATATATTGGGCTAGTGAACCGCAGTCAAAAGGACATCGATGGCAAAAAGGATATTAAAACAGCCTTGCAAGCGGAGAAGAAGTTCTTCCTGTCTCACCCGGCTTACAGGCACATGTGTGACAGAATGGGCGCGCCGTACTTACAGAAGTCCCTCAACCAG caattGACAAACCACATCCGGGACAGTCTTCCTGCGCTCTACAGTCACCTGCAGTGCCTCCTTGTGCCCGTCAATAAAGAAGTCAACACGTACAAAGTATATAATCCGGATGACCCCATTAGCAGGACCAAGACCCTCATCAA GCTCGTGCAGCAACTGGGTGGCGATTTTGAGAAGTTGATCGAGGGCTCTGCCGACGAAGTAAACACTGTACACCTGTCGGGAGGGGCGAGGATCAACCAGATCTTCCACGAGCGCTTCCCATATCAACTGCACAAG ATGAAGTGTGACGAAAGGAAGCTGCGGATGGAGATCGCCTACGCTATAAGGAACATTCACGGCGTCAG GACGGGCCTATTCACCCCCGACATGGCATTTCAAGCCATCGTAAAGAAACAGATCTCCAAACTAAAAATTCCATGTTTCGGTTTTGTCGACATGGTGTGCAAGGAACTGGTGACCACCATATACGAGTGCTTTAATAAG CTGCGGGAAGAAACGGAGAGGCTCGTCACCGCCGAAATCCGAGAACAAGAGAGCATATGCCGAGATCAG ATCTCGCTGCTCATTGACATGCAGCTGGCGTACATTAATACCAAACATGAAGACTTCATCGGCTTCACTCA TGCTCAATCTCAGTGCCACCGCAGCGATAACAAGATGGTTGCTGGCAGTGGAGTGCAACAG GGTGTGGCCCCTCCCTCAAGACTAATA GTCATACGAAAAGGATGGCTCACCATCAACAACGTCAGCATCATCGCCAAGGACTACTGGTTCATTCTCACCACCGAGAGCTTGTCCTGGTTCAAGGACAACGAG GAGACGGAAAAGAGGTACATGCTCCCACTGGACAACCTCAAGGTCCGGGATGTGGAGAGGGGCTTCATGTCCAGCAAATTCGCATTCGCCCTATTCCATTCAGAGTCAAG GAACGTGTACAAGGACTACAAGTTCCTGGAGCTGGTCTGCAACTGTCAGGAGGAGCTGGACATCTGGAAGTCCTCTCTGCTCCGGGCTGGCGTCTACCCTGAGGAGGTCACG GTGGACGCGCAGGGCAACGGGCCGTCCGAGAACTTCACGGACCCCCAGCTGGAGCGCCAGGTGGAGACCATCCGCAACCTGGTGGATTCCTACATGGGCATCATTCATAAGACTGTCAAGGACTTGATGCCCAAGGCCATCATGCACCTGATGGTCAACAGC GTGAAAGAGTTCATTAGCTCGGAGCTGCTGGCTCAGCTCTACGCTCTGGGAGACTGCTCGGCGCTGATGGATGAGTCACCCGATCAGCGGCAGCATCGCGAGCAAGTCCTCGGCAAGCACGCCGCCCTGCAGGCCGCCATCGGCATCATCAGCGAGATCTCCACCTCCGGCTACGCCTCCCCGTGGGACCCCTCGTACGCCGTCACGCAGCACTCCAG CAGCTCCACGCTCCCTAAAAAGTCAACGACCGCCGGCAAGTCTCGAACCCGTGGCCGCGCCCCGCCCGTGCCCGTCCACGCCAACCAGCGGCTTCCCGGCCCAACTTGCGTGCCCAG gaGGCCTGCTCCAGCAGCCCCAAACGCCAAATAG